Proteins encoded together in one Deltaproteobacteria bacterium window:
- a CDS encoding Gfo/Idh/MocA family oxidoreductase, translating to MQPIRLIVAGAGHLGRFHAQKIQANSNTELVGVFDIDTAKAQALADEVSSHPLRALNEVAADAVIVATTTSSHLDVACAAINLGMHVLVEKPIAPTIKEAQTIIDAAKSKGVVLAVGHTERFNPAVSAAMSLVVNPRYITSERLSPFSGRSIDVDVILDLMIHDLDILAALVSSELREARAIGVPVLTNSVDMASARLEFMDGTVAELQAGRVSMEPCRKIRFFTEQHYVSVDCAKREVKAVKLTPPAEGEKMGAVSGEPVTVPDWDPLAKQLENFVQSIQTEAEPVVSGEAGMRALRLACAVRDIMTNPANPC from the coding sequence ATGCAGCCCATAAGATTAATCGTTGCGGGCGCGGGACACCTTGGCCGGTTTCACGCCCAAAAAATACAAGCCAACTCCAACACTGAGCTGGTTGGCGTATTCGATATAGACACAGCAAAAGCACAGGCCTTAGCTGATGAGGTCAGTTCACACCCACTAAGAGCGCTTAATGAAGTCGCAGCGGATGCTGTCATCGTAGCCACCACGACCTCGTCACACTTAGATGTCGCCTGCGCCGCCATCAATCTAGGCATGCATGTGCTTGTTGAAAAGCCTATCGCCCCTACTATCAAAGAGGCTCAAACAATCATCGACGCCGCCAAATCAAAAGGCGTCGTGTTGGCGGTAGGTCACACAGAAAGATTCAACCCCGCCGTAAGTGCAGCCATGAGCCTTGTGGTTAACCCGAGATACATTACGTCTGAGCGGCTTAGTCCATTCAGCGGAAGGTCTATCGACGTCGACGTAATCTTGGACCTCATGATTCACGACTTGGACATACTTGCTGCGCTGGTGAGTTCTGAATTACGTGAAGCGAGGGCCATAGGTGTTCCCGTATTAACCAACTCGGTGGATATGGCTTCGGCTCGACTCGAATTCATGGATGGCACAGTTGCCGAGCTTCAGGCAGGCCGAGTATCCATGGAACCATGTCGCAAAATAAGATTCTTTACAGAACAGCATTATGTTTCTGTTGACTGTGCCAAACGAGAAGTTAAGGCCGTCAAACTAACGCCACCCGCTGAAGGTGAGAAAATGGGAGCTGTTAGTGGAGAGCCTGTCACCGTTCCCGACTGGGACCCGCTCGCAAAACAACTCGAAAACTTCGTGCAAAGCATTCAAACGGAGGCTGAGCCTGTTGTTTCCGGGGAAGCTGGGATGAGGGCTTTGAGATTAGCCTGCGCGGTACGTGACATTATGACCAACCCTGCAAACCCTTGCTAG
- the lpxI gene encoding UDP-2,3-diacylglucosamine diphosphatase LpxI (LpxI, functionally equivalent to LpxH, replaces it in LPS biosynthesis in a minority of bacteria.), with translation MALTDSVGLIAGNGQFPILFAKAAKEQGVTVIAVGMDGETEPTIASYVDSYHLVKVGQLGKMIRIFQNASITKAAMAGGVRKTRLFGGARPDWTALKLLAQTAVRKDDGMLRAIAREFESKGIEIIDSTTYMPECLAPEGVLTGHDLDQQALTDLSYGYEVARKIGELDIGQTVIVKAGAVVALEAIEGTDACIKRAGELTEHRGGVAVKVAKPDQDMRFDVPAIGAKTIENLASAGITVLGIEAGRTLMLEPQSIIEKADALGITIVGLIQT, from the coding sequence ATGGCGCTAACCGACTCAGTAGGACTCATTGCAGGGAACGGTCAGTTCCCTATCCTCTTCGCAAAAGCGGCAAAGGAGCAAGGTGTCACGGTTATAGCCGTTGGTATGGACGGCGAAACAGAACCCACCATAGCGAGCTACGTCGACAGCTACCACCTTGTAAAAGTAGGTCAGCTCGGCAAGATGATTCGTATTTTCCAAAACGCATCGATAACAAAGGCAGCCATGGCCGGCGGAGTCCGAAAGACTCGGCTCTTTGGAGGTGCTAGGCCCGACTGGACTGCTCTTAAACTCCTTGCACAAACCGCAGTCCGCAAAGATGACGGGATGCTTAGAGCCATCGCTCGAGAGTTTGAAAGCAAAGGGATCGAGATCATAGACTCCACAACCTATATGCCTGAATGCTTGGCACCCGAAGGTGTTTTAACGGGTCACGACTTAGACCAACAAGCCCTCACCGACCTAAGCTACGGCTACGAAGTCGCAAGAAAAATAGGTGAATTGGATATCGGTCAAACCGTCATTGTAAAGGCCGGAGCAGTGGTTGCCCTGGAGGCGATTGAGGGCACTGATGCTTGTATTAAACGAGCTGGCGAACTTACCGAACACAGAGGTGGCGTCGCCGTGAAAGTCGCAAAACCCGACCAAGACATGCGCTTTGATGTACCCGCCATCGGTGCCAAGACCATCGAGAACCTGGCGTCTGCCGGAATCACAGTACTTGGAATAGAAGCCGGGCGCACCCTTATGCTAGAGCCTCAGTCCATTATTGAAAAGGCCGACGCTCTGGGCATTACCATCGTCGGACTTATCCAAACATGA
- the lpxA gene encoding acyl-ACP--UDP-N-acetylglucosamine O-acyltransferase codes for MSIHPSAIVSEGAQIHPDADIGPLCVVGPHVSIGKGTQLISHVSIQGHTSMGDDNTVHPFAVLGGAPQDLKYEGEDSKLVIGDNNQIREGATLNLGTKAGNGETRVGDHCLMMAYSHVAHDCILGSRVILANSVGLAGHVELGDHVIVGGLAGIHQFCRVGRNSFVAAGAMVAQDVVPFAIVQGDRAQHVGINSVGLRRSGWKQPQIAAVRMAFKRIFHPENARLVALEQTESTLAQESSEVAEMCAFIRSATRGVCRARQALPNTEHYEA; via the coding sequence ATGAGCATCCACCCCTCTGCCATCGTCAGTGAAGGCGCTCAAATCCACCCAGACGCCGACATCGGTCCCCTTTGTGTTGTGGGACCCCATGTCTCCATCGGCAAGGGCACTCAGCTGATTAGCCATGTAAGCATCCAAGGGCACACCAGCATGGGCGATGACAATACGGTTCACCCTTTCGCGGTTCTCGGCGGTGCTCCCCAAGACCTAAAATACGAAGGCGAAGACAGCAAGCTCGTCATTGGGGACAACAACCAGATTCGCGAAGGCGCTACGCTCAACCTCGGAACGAAGGCGGGCAACGGCGAAACGCGCGTGGGTGATCATTGCCTTATGATGGCCTATTCCCATGTAGCCCATGACTGCATCTTGGGCAGCCGTGTTATCCTAGCCAACTCGGTAGGACTTGCCGGTCACGTAGAACTCGGCGACCATGTTATCGTAGGCGGACTCGCCGGAATCCATCAGTTTTGCCGAGTAGGACGCAACTCCTTCGTTGCCGCCGGCGCGATGGTGGCTCAAGACGTCGTTCCATTTGCAATTGTCCAAGGCGACAGAGCACAGCACGTGGGCATCAATTCAGTTGGCCTTCGCCGCTCAGGCTGGAAGCAGCCTCAAATAGCAGCTGTTCGCATGGCCTTTAAACGAATCTTTCACCCAGAAAACGCACGACTGGTCGCCCTCGAGCAAACGGAAAGCACCTTGGCCCAAGAATCATCTGAAGTCGCTGAAATGTGTGCATTCATTCGCAGCGCTACACGTGGCGTATGCCGAGCCCGGCAAGCCCTTCCTAACACGGAACACTACGAGGCTTAG
- the lpxD gene encoding UDP-3-O-(3-hydroxymyristoyl)glucosamine N-acyltransferase, with protein MTTLQELADQVGGRILGEPSFEVLGLRELHLAEPSDLSFFTNARYRKAFNQTKAGAVVLAEAIPDGCANQLVCDEPYLAVAKIASILYPQPTHPPGIHPSAFVDPSAKVASSAYVGPNAVVMENAVIGESAIIEAQAYVGPGASVGAFSRLHPGVKLLAASEAGKHVIVHSGAVIGSDGFGFAPDTDGVRHKIPQVGKVVISDHVEIGANTTIDRATLGETRIGAGTKIDNLVQIAHNVILGEHCVMASQAGIAGSTTVGKHVIMGAQAGVTGHISICDKTMLAARAGVISSIDTPAVYAGSPSMPHRAWLKFKAHRDRIPEMRRAISKIERAQAASTDKERKKT; from the coding sequence GTGACTACCCTCCAAGAGTTGGCGGACCAAGTTGGGGGTCGCATTTTAGGAGAGCCCAGCTTCGAGGTATTGGGGCTGCGTGAACTCCATTTGGCCGAGCCAAGTGACCTCAGCTTTTTCACCAATGCGCGCTACCGAAAAGCCTTTAATCAAACAAAGGCTGGAGCCGTCGTCCTCGCGGAGGCCATCCCAGATGGATGTGCCAATCAGCTCGTATGCGACGAGCCCTATTTAGCCGTGGCTAAAATCGCAAGCATTTTGTACCCACAGCCAACTCACCCCCCCGGAATTCACCCGAGTGCATTTGTAGACCCCAGCGCTAAGGTTGCGTCCTCAGCCTACGTCGGACCGAACGCCGTCGTTATGGAAAACGCCGTCATCGGTGAGTCGGCAATCATCGAAGCACAAGCTTACGTTGGACCTGGAGCCAGTGTTGGGGCGTTCAGCCGTCTCCACCCTGGCGTGAAGTTGCTCGCAGCAAGCGAAGCAGGCAAGCACGTCATCGTTCACAGCGGTGCTGTTATCGGAAGCGATGGTTTTGGTTTTGCTCCAGACACAGATGGTGTTCGCCACAAGATTCCTCAGGTAGGCAAGGTCGTCATTTCCGACCATGTTGAAATAGGCGCCAATACCACCATCGACCGCGCAACGCTTGGTGAAACGCGGATTGGGGCAGGCACTAAGATAGATAACTTGGTTCAAATTGCTCACAACGTCATTCTGGGCGAACATTGCGTAATGGCAAGCCAAGCGGGCATCGCTGGAAGCACCACCGTTGGCAAACATGTCATCATGGGTGCACAAGCCGGCGTGACCGGTCATATCTCGATCTGCGACAAAACAATGTTGGCGGCTCGTGCCGGCGTCATCTCCAGTATCGACACACCTGCTGTTTACGCAGGCAGTCCATCCATGCCTCATCGAGCTTGGCTCAAATTCAAAGCTCATCGAGATAGGATCCCCGAAATGCGTCGTGCCATTTCAAAAATAGAGCGGGCTCAAGCCGCGTCGACGGACAAAGAACGGAAAAAAACATGA